Proteins encoded together in one Meles meles chromosome 7, mMelMel3.1 paternal haplotype, whole genome shotgun sequence window:
- the CBY1 gene encoding protein chibby homolog 1, which yields MPLFGNTFSPKKTPPRKSASLSNLHNLDRSTREVELGLDYGTPTMNLAGQSLKFENGQWIAETGISGGVDRREAQRLRRRNQQLEEENNLLRLKVDILLDMLSETTAESHLMEKELEELKSVSRRRK from the exons ATGCCTCTCTTCGGGAACACGTTCAGTCCCAAGAAGACGCCCCCTCGGAAGTCCGCTTCTCTCTCCAACCTGCATAAC CTGGATCGGTCAACCCGGGAGGTGGAGCTGGGCCTCGACTATGGGACCCCCACTATGAACCTGGCCGGGCAAAGCCTGAAGTTTGAGAACGGCCAGTGGATAGCAG AGACGGGGATCAGCGGCGGTGTGGACAGGAGGGAGGCCCAGCGCCTCCGCAGGCGGAACCAGCAGTTGGAGGAAGAGAACAATCTCTTGCGGCTAAAGGTGGACATCCTGCTGGACATG CTGTCCGAGACCACCGCCGAGTCCCACCTCATGGAGAAGGAGCTGGAGGAGCTGAAGAGCGTCAGCCGCAGGCGGAAATGA